A DNA window from Thalassospiraceae bacterium LMO-JJ14 contains the following coding sequences:
- the radC gene encoding DNA repair protein RadC has product MTAAVRSSEHAGHRQRLRTRFLAAGGETMPDYELLEMVLFAAIPRGDVKPLAKRLIKRFGGFADTIGAPSEALMEVQGMGEAAIAALKVVEAAAQRLGQESVINSPVLSSWDRLIEYCRMRLGRAEREHFRILFLNRKNILIADEEQQRGTIDHTPVYPREVVKRALQLGASAIIMLHNHPSGDPEPSRGDIDMTREIKDTAERLGIQLHDHIIVSKTGHQSFKSLGLL; this is encoded by the coding sequence ATGACGGCGGCAGTGCGCAGCAGCGAACATGCCGGCCACCGTCAACGTCTGCGAACCCGGTTTCTCGCTGCGGGCGGCGAAACGATGCCCGATTACGAGCTCCTTGAAATGGTGCTCTTTGCGGCAATTCCCCGTGGCGATGTCAAGCCGCTGGCCAAGCGGCTGATAAAGCGTTTTGGCGGTTTTGCCGACACCATTGGCGCACCTTCGGAAGCGCTGATGGAAGTGCAGGGTATGGGCGAAGCTGCTATTGCGGCGCTCAAGGTTGTCGAGGCTGCGGCGCAGCGTCTGGGTCAGGAATCCGTAATAAACAGCCCGGTTTTGTCGAGTTGGGACAGGCTGATTGAATATTGCAGGATGCGGCTTGGCCGAGCCGAACGGGAGCATTTCCGGATATTGTTCCTGAACCGCAAAAATATCCTGATCGCCGACGAGGAACAGCAGCGCGGGACCATCGATCACACACCCGTCTATCCGCGCGAGGTCGTGAAGCGTGCCCTGCAACTGGGTGCCAGCGCCATCATCATGCTGCACAATCATCCGTCCGGCGACCCGGAGCCATCAAGGGGCGATATCGATATGACACGGGAGATCAAGGATACGGCGGAACGGCTTGGCATCCAGCTGCACGACCACATCATTGTCTCGAAAACCGGGCACCAATCCTTTAAGTCGCTAGGCCTGCTTTGA